Part of the Paenibacillus sp. JNUCC32 genome is shown below.
CCGCGAGCTTGCCGAGCTTACGGCCGAATATAAAGCTCAGGAAAACCGGCTGGAGCAGCTGCTCCGGGATATCGATCCGGCATGGACCCGGCAAGAGCTGCTGTCGTTGCCGGTGTCCGCCTCAGACCGTGAGGAGGTACGGCGGATCGGTGCTGCCTTTGCCGGGTACGATCGCCGGATGGAGGCGCTGTTCATTGAACAGCGCGGGGCCCAGCGCTCGGCGGCTGCAGCCGAATCGACGCTGCGGGAAGCAAGGCGCCAGCTGCGCGAGGAGTCGGAGCGGGGCCAGGAGGCCTTTGCGATGATTAAGCCTGCTGCGCCGCAGGAGACGGCTGCGCTGTGGAATCAGCTGCAGCTGGAAATCGAGCGTTGGCGCGAGCGCAGACTGTCCGGTGCCGAGCCCGTGCCTGTTTCGACACGCCGGCCGGGGAGAGGACGACTCCCCCGGATGTATGCGGGGCTGCTATCGGGCATGGCGGTCATGACGCTGCTGCTTGCAGCCGTGTTGTTATGGACGGGAGCCGCGGAAGCCGCCGTGGTCTCGGGCATCGTGATGCTGCTTGGTATGGGATATATATACTGGAGCGCTCAACGCGGGCGCGAGATTCAGGAAGAAGCTTCGGAAGGCACTTCCATGCTGGACGGTCAGGGAACGGAACATGTGGACCATCTATACTCCAGTCTGGTCTCAGCTCCCTATGCCGCGGCAACAGGGAGCACGATTCCGGGCAGCCGAAGGGATCGAAACGCTGTTTTGACTCGTGACCCCCTCATGGTGGAGGCGAGAATGCGCGAGCTTCGGTCCGTGATGGAGGGTTGGCAAGCCTGGCGGCAGCGGCTCGATCGATTGACGTCTGATTGTGCGGCGGCTGAGGAGAAGTCTGCCCTGCAGGCGGCTGAATTAAAAACGATCCATAGCGCCATCGAGCAGGAAGAGAAGCGGTATTTGGAGCTGGAACGGCAGTGGGAGTCCTGGCTGATGTCCCGGTCACTCCCGCAGAGTCTGTCGCCTGATGTGATGCTGGATGTATTCGTGAAGGTTGAGCAGGGACAGGAGCTGATCCGCCAGCAAAAATCGATTGGTCTGAAGATGGATGTCCTGTTAAGAGAGGCCGAGGATTATATCGTCCAATGCCATGAGATCATTGCGGCGGATCCCGAAGCCGACCCTGACGGCAACCGAAATCCGGGCGTTGCTGAGCTTAGCGGCATCCATTCCCGTTGGAAGGCGTACCAAGAGGATTCAAGGCAGCGTAAAGTCCTATCCGAGCGCATCCAGGAGCTGCGCAAAGAGGCGGCTGCGATGGAAGAGGAGCGGGAAGGGCTGCAGCAGCGCAAAGCGGCATTACTCGCCACGTCCCGATCGGCGGACGAGGAAACCTTTCTTCGCATGGGAGCCGCCGCCAAGCGCAGGGAGGAGCTTGTCCGCACGATCCGCCATCATGAAATTACCATGTTCAGCGGATGGGACGAAACGGGCCGCAGGCGGCTGGTGCAGCTGCTTGAGCTCACCGACGCTGCCGAGCTCGAAGCTCAGTGCGTCGAGAAGGAGGAGGCCGCATCGGCCGCGCACAGCCTAAGGGACGAGCTGCAGGAACGGCGCGGGCGGCTGCTTCAGGAGAGGGAGTCGCTGGAATCGGCGGGCAATCAGGATTCCGCCCTGCAGCAGCTGGAGGAGCAACGATCCGCTCTGCGGGAAATCGTGTCCCAATATGCGGTGCGTTCGATGGCCTCCGAGTTTATCAAACGCACGAGGCGTTTGTATGAGGAAGAGAAGCAGCCGCAGGTGCTGCAGCTGGCTTCCCGGTTCTTCTCGATGCTGACCGGCGGTGCGTATAGCCGGGTTGTGATGCGCTTGGGAGACCAGAGCCTGCTGGCTGAGCGCCCGACGGGTGAGCTGGTGGAGAGCAGCCGATTGAGCCGGGGAACGGCGGAGCAGCTATATTTGGCCATGCGGCTCGGGTTGATCCAATCGATGCCGCATGCGGCGGGCCTGCCGCTGCTGCTTGATGATCTGTTCGTTAATTTTGACGGTGATCGGCTGCGGCATGCGCTCGGGGCTATCCTGGAGCTGTCCCGTAACCGGCAGGTTGTCATGATGACGTGTCATCGACATGTCGCCGAGCAGACGATGGAACTCATGCCGGATGCACGGCTCATCCCGATGCAGCCATAAGATTGGGCTCCCCAAAGGCAGGCGTTACGCACCTTTGGGAGAGCCCTTTTATTTACCCCTGATTTCAGGTGTTCCGAATAAAGTCAGCCGGAGCACCCAGAGCAGGCACAATCCCCCGAACATCGGATAGAGCAGAGAAAGCAGGGAGCTGAAGCCGAACTGGCTGAAGAAATAACAGAACACCATGATGCTAAGGGTGATCACTCTCGGGGAGAGCGAGGTTCGCTGCTGAACCTGCAGGGTGATGCCGTAAATATTGGCAACGAAGGTGCTGAAAATTTCTAGGAAGATGAGGATGAGATAGATGATCTGTACAAACCAGCCCAGCTGGTTGGCGATGCTGCCCATCGGAATCTCGTATTGGCTAATGCCGGGCATATGGGCGGACATCGCAAAATGCGCCGCCATCAGCATAAACCCTACGCCCGTCCCTCCAATGATGCCTCCCCAGGTTACGGTTCGCACGCTTTCGGTCTGGCTGCCGAGCGGGACCAGCACCGGCATCGCCATCACCAGGTTAAAGGCGGTGTAGAGCAGCGGCGCAAGCCAAACCGAAGGCAGGCTGTGGTCGGTGGTCAAGGTTAAAAAACGGGTAGCGCCCGGGGACTGAAGCGTTTGAGAGATCACCGCGACCGATAAGGTCAGCATCATGGGTACGACGAGACTGTTCATCGTCATGATGGACTGGATGCCTTTTCTGAGAATAAAATAAGTCCCGATCATCGTGACAAACAATCCGGTTTGATAACTCAAATTCAGATGCTCCACAAACACGGAACCGGCACCGGCAAGCATGATGCTGTTCACCCCGAGCAGAATGACAAACATGAAGAGGCTGATCCAGACGCCGGCTTTCTCGCCAAACAGGAATTTGTTCAA
Proteins encoded:
- a CDS encoding AAA family ATPase, with protein sequence MNIQGFGAVRDMSISIDAPVTVLYGPNEAGKSTVLHFISAMLYGFPGKGSPAERGEPSGEGVHGGELRFLDKEGIPWVVRRYNRSREGNAASGKGERVHIHKQADNGVVIELGQQELEQYALGGVSRDMFRQLFAISLSELQEIRGLHSAEMSGYLFHAGIGGGANILEAERKLSQEMDKLYKPRGKVQQTAKLLQSIEDLRTRVADSRAYVSRYNEVVSSILEIERRLNLLEQERARTGEDLSLLRKALDIRPAWLEWQEAGVELKDLMDSSHFPPDGMPRYEKILEEERVLHAQSIRVEQAIEDAEDKLGALPVNDFLEQYGERIEELWAKRSLHEAGNRELAELTAEYKAQENRLEQLLRDIDPAWTRQELLSLPVSASDREEVRRIGAAFAGYDRRMEALFIEQRGAQRSAAAAESTLREARRQLREESERGQEAFAMIKPAAPQETAALWNQLQLEIERWRERRLSGAEPVPVSTRRPGRGRLPRMYAGLLSGMAVMTLLLAAVLLWTGAAEAAVVSGIVMLLGMGYIYWSAQRGREIQEEASEGTSMLDGQGTEHVDHLYSSLVSAPYAAATGSTIPGSRRDRNAVLTRDPLMVEARMRELRSVMEGWQAWRQRLDRLTSDCAAAEEKSALQAAELKTIHSAIEQEEKRYLELERQWESWLMSRSLPQSLSPDVMLDVFVKVEQGQELIRQQKSIGLKMDVLLREAEDYIVQCHEIIAADPEADPDGNRNPGVAELSGIHSRWKAYQEDSRQRKVLSERIQELRKEAAAMEEEREGLQQRKAALLATSRSADEETFLRMGAAAKRREELVRTIRHHEITMFSGWDETGRRRLVQLLELTDAAELEAQCVEKEEAASAAHSLRDELQERRGRLLQERESLESAGNQDSALQQLEEQRSALREIVSQYAVRSMASEFIKRTRRLYEEEKQPQVLQLASRFFSMLTGGAYSRVVMRLGDQSLLAERPTGELVESSRLSRGTAEQLYLAMRLGLIQSMPHAAGLPLLLDDLFVNFDGDRLRHALGAILELSRNRQVVMMTCHRHVAEQTMELMPDARLIPMQP
- a CDS encoding YkvI family membrane protein codes for the protein MRNFIRVLQIAFTYIGTVVGAGFATGREILQFFTQYGHWATLTIVLTTGLFIWLGTKIMTISRRIGAKSFEDLNKFLFGEKAGVWISLFMFVILLGVNSIMLAGAGSVFVEHLNLSYQTGLFVTMIGTYFILRKGIQSIMTMNSLVVPMMLTLSVAVISQTLQSPGATRFLTLTTDHSLPSVWLAPLLYTAFNLVMAMPVLVPLGSQTESVRTVTWGGIIGGTGVGFMLMAAHFAMSAHMPGISQYEIPMGSIANQLGWFVQIIYLILIFLEIFSTFVANIYGITLQVQQRTSLSPRVITLSIMVFCYFFSQFGFSSLLSLLYPMFGGLCLLWVLRLTLFGTPEIRGK